Proteins from one Clostridia bacterium genomic window:
- the spo0A gene encoding sporulation transcription factor Spo0A, whose protein sequence is MNLQKIRILIADDNKDFCIILSEYLSTQPDFEVVGVAKDGLEVVDLIESKFPDVVILDIIMPHLDGLGVLERLNIMQLEKMPKVIVLSAVGQDKITQKALTLGAEYYVVKPFDMEVFAKRIRECFGMISTEVDRKTYIQSANITSPATTSPRELESAITNIIHEIGVPAHIKGYVYLREAITMVVNNMELLSAITKELYPSISRKFNTTPSRVERAIRHAIEVAWGRGRVDVINNLFGYTIHNVKGKPTNSEFIAMIADKLRIEMKIS, encoded by the coding sequence ATGAACTTACAAAAAATTAGAATTCTAATAGCGGATGACAACAAAGATTTCTGTATTATCCTAAGTGAATACCTATCTACACAGCCGGACTTTGAAGTGGTTGGAGTAGCAAAGGACGGTCTTGAGGTTGTGGATTTGATAGAAAGCAAATTCCCGGATGTTGTAATATTAGATATTATAATGCCTCATCTTGATGGCCTTGGAGTTCTGGAAAGGTTAAATATTATGCAGCTGGAGAAAATGCCCAAGGTAATTGTACTTTCAGCAGTAGGTCAGGATAAGATAACCCAAAAGGCGCTAACGCTCGGAGCGGAATACTATGTAGTTAAGCCTTTTGATATGGAAGTTTTCGCAAAGAGGATAAGGGAATGCTTCGGTATGATAAGTACTGAAGTTGACAGAAAAACCTATATACAATCTGCAAACATCACCTCCCCGGCAACAACCTCGCCAAGGGAGCTGGAATCAGCTATAACCAATATAATACATGAGATCGGTGTACCAGCTCATATTAAAGGATATGTATATTTAAGAGAAGCTATTACCATGGTTGTTAACAATATGGAGCTTCTGAGTGCAATTACAAAGGAATTATACCCTTCAATTTCTAGAAAATTCAATACGACACCGAGCAGGGTAGAAAGAGCAATAAGACATGCTATTGAGGTTGCTTGGGGCAGAGGAAGAGTTGACGTTATTAACAATCTGTTCGGATATACAATACATAATGTGAAAGGTAAACCAACAAATAGTGAGTTTATAGCTATGATAGCGGATAAGCTAAGAATTGAGATGAAGATAAGCTAA
- a CDS encoding NUDIX hydrolase: protein MSKEKTLTRKNIFNGRIIKLDVHEVMLENQRTAEREVITHQGGVGVIPITDADEIVFVKQFRKPFECETLEIPAGKKEKNEEPQSCAERELKEETGITARHITFLTDIYPSPGYTDEIVYIYKAEGLTYGDMSTDEDEFIQVFKYPIEEAVLMVKSGQIKDAKTIIAIMMVANEMLIQNHGQIRK, encoded by the coding sequence TTGAGCAAAGAAAAGACATTAACAAGAAAGAATATTTTTAATGGCAGAATTATAAAGCTTGATGTTCATGAGGTTATGCTAGAGAATCAAAGGACCGCCGAGAGGGAAGTGATTACGCACCAAGGGGGTGTAGGAGTAATACCAATAACCGATGCTGATGAAATAGTGTTTGTGAAGCAATTCAGGAAGCCTTTTGAATGCGAAACCTTGGAAATACCTGCCGGAAAGAAGGAGAAGAATGAAGAACCTCAATCCTGCGCAGAAAGGGAGCTTAAGGAAGAGACAGGCATAACTGCAAGACATATAACCTTTCTTACTGATATATATCCATCACCGGGTTATACGGATGAAATTGTTTATATATATAAAGCTGAAGGCTTGACCTATGGTGATATGTCCACTGATGAAGACGAGTTCATCCAGGTGTTCAAGTATCCAATAGAAGAAGCTGTGTTAATGGTAAAAAGTGGGCAAATAAAAGACGCAAAGACAATAATTGCTATTATGATGGTTGCAAATGAAATGCTCATCCAGAATCATGGACAAATAAGGAAATAA
- a CDS encoding UDP-N-acetylmuramyl pentapeptide phosphotransferase, giving the protein MYIYILVVVAVAVILSQFLLHNIIKMLGNTDKKICSSVNYRGKAIPAIGGIAFVPILLVTILILLLQSSEASESYLSYLALVLSMGFAGVVDDLVGDTKTKGLINHIKITLRGKMTTGFLKALTAVLISCIVSLGMTDSYIEFIVNVLIISLFANTLNLFDLRPGRAVKVFLAASFVLLTASIGRLIEAMPIIVLNLSAWLYIRYDLKEVCMLGDTGANILGITLGYYSTLMLGLNAKIVILTLLVILNVMSEKLSITEIISRSRLLSYLDNIGRGQTGSR; this is encoded by the coding sequence ATGTACATTTACATTTTAGTTGTTGTAGCAGTCGCTGTGATATTATCACAATTTCTACTGCATAATATTATAAAAATGCTTGGCAATACTGACAAGAAAATATGCAGTTCTGTAAACTACAGGGGAAAGGCAATACCTGCTATAGGGGGTATTGCTTTTGTACCTATTCTTCTGGTGACAATTTTAATTTTGCTGCTGCAGAGCTCGGAAGCTTCTGAAAGTTACTTGAGTTATTTGGCGCTTGTATTAAGCATGGGTTTCGCCGGCGTTGTTGACGATCTCGTTGGAGATACAAAGACAAAAGGTCTCATTAATCATATTAAAATCACGTTGCGTGGAAAAATGACAACCGGATTTCTTAAAGCACTTACCGCCGTTCTTATTTCTTGTATTGTAAGCCTCGGAATGACTGATTCATATATTGAATTCATTGTAAATGTATTAATCATTTCATTATTTGCAAATACTTTGAATCTTTTTGATTTGAGACCGGGAAGAGCGGTGAAGGTTTTTCTTGCTGCATCCTTTGTACTTTTGACAGCCTCCATAGGGAGACTGATTGAGGCGATGCCGATAATAGTACTCAACCTATCAGCGTGGCTCTATATTCGTTATGATTTGAAGGAAGTATGCATGCTTGGAGATACTGGTGCAAATATTCTTGGGATAACCTTAGGCTATTACAGCACATTGATGCTGGGCCTCAATGCCAAGATAGTGATTCTAACATTGCTTGTGATTTTGAATGTTATGTCGGAGAAGCTTTCAATTACTGAGATTATTAGCAGAAGCAGATTGCTTTCTTATCTGGACAATATTGGAAGGGGGCAAACTGGGAGCAGATGA
- the xerD gene encoding site-specific tyrosine recombinase XerD, with translation MNYIELFLSYLIENKELTANTLESYKRDIRQFETYLRGHSLSLEKVTKTIIITYLIALQKTGKATSTISRNLASIRCFYQFMVNARHIETDPSANLESPKVEKKLPSVLTKKEVEILLEQPMPTDAKGARDKAMLELLYATGIRVTELISLDINDIDLGAGLIVCKSSEVKSRSIPLGNIAMKFIKIYLNDFRRKLCTNEECTFLFVNFHGQKMTRQGFWKIIKFYTAKAKINKVITPHTLRHSFAVHLIENGADLQAIQEMLGHSDISTTQIYSKINKNKIKEVYSKTHPRA, from the coding sequence ATGAATTATATAGAATTGTTTTTGAGTTATCTCATTGAGAATAAGGAATTGACGGCAAATACGCTGGAATCCTATAAAAGAGATATCAGGCAATTCGAAACTTACCTTAGAGGACACTCACTTTCTCTGGAGAAGGTTACAAAGACAATAATCATTACATATTTAATAGCATTGCAGAAGACAGGAAAGGCGACATCAACTATTTCCAGAAATCTTGCTTCAATAAGATGCTTTTATCAGTTTATGGTGAATGCAAGACATATAGAAACAGATCCGTCAGCAAATCTTGAATCTCCGAAGGTAGAAAAAAAGCTTCCCTCAGTGCTTACAAAGAAAGAAGTAGAGATTCTACTAGAGCAGCCAATGCCCACAGATGCTAAAGGAGCAAGAGACAAAGCTATGCTTGAGCTGCTTTATGCAACAGGGATAAGGGTTACGGAGCTTATATCCTTGGATATAAACGACATAGACCTTGGTGCAGGCTTGATAGTTTGCAAGAGCAGTGAAGTGAAGTCCAGGTCCATACCCCTTGGTAATATAGCGATGAAGTTTATTAAAATATATCTGAATGACTTCAGAAGGAAGCTTTGTACAAATGAGGAATGCACTTTTCTGTTTGTCAATTTCCATGGTCAGAAAATGACACGTCAGGGCTTCTGGAAGATAATTAAATTCTATACAGCTAAGGCTAAGATAAATAAGGTAATAACTCCCCACACACTAAGGCACTCATTCGCTGTGCATCTCATTGAAAATGGTGCAGACCTTCAGGCAATACAAGAGATGCTTGGACATTCAGACATATCTACAACTCAAATATATAGCAAGATAAATAAAAATAAGATAAAAGAAGTTTATAGCAAGACTCATCCAAGGGCTTAA
- a CDS encoding DUF3866 family protein, whose amino-acid sequence MISIIKAKVKEVVYRDSSVAKIRIQAEGGLFDCINYNQLTGEIEINDDVLLNTTSEELELGSGGYHFVLANLSREKLKNIGEGHIMKLRYTPMQINCLAAEAQESPYHEVFNSFESLEDTPVIVGTLHSMVAPIAIALKGFAKKERIVYIMTDGGALPIWMSETVKSLSKNSVLKGTVTYGNAFGGDIECINVYSALIAAKEILKADAVIVCMGPGIAGTDTRYGFSGIEQSQIIDAVNNLKGKAIAVPRVSFADSRSRHYGLSHHTIMTLGRLCCTRAFIALPELSETKAGLIKDQLADSGILSRHEISYWPWEEVEKLLEKDESLLNKMGKGFSEDKEYFITCGLSAMLVL is encoded by the coding sequence ATGATAAGCATAATAAAAGCGAAGGTAAAGGAAGTTGTATATAGGGACAGCAGTGTTGCCAAAATTAGGATACAAGCCGAGGGAGGGTTATTTGACTGCATAAATTATAATCAGCTGACAGGTGAAATTGAGATAAATGATGATGTTCTACTGAACACAACTTCAGAAGAGCTTGAACTTGGCTCAGGGGGTTATCATTTTGTCCTGGCAAATCTGAGCAGGGAGAAACTGAAAAATATTGGAGAAGGGCATATTATGAAGCTCAGATACACTCCGATGCAAATAAACTGTCTAGCTGCAGAAGCTCAGGAAAGTCCATATCATGAGGTTTTCAACAGCTTTGAATCTCTGGAAGACACACCTGTAATAGTAGGCACACTTCACAGTATGGTGGCTCCCATAGCAATAGCGCTGAAAGGCTTTGCGAAGAAGGAAAGGATAGTTTATATAATGACTGACGGAGGGGCTTTGCCTATCTGGATGAGTGAGACGGTGAAGAGCCTTAGTAAAAATTCAGTATTGAAGGGGACAGTCACATATGGAAATGCCTTTGGTGGGGATATAGAATGTATAAATGTATATTCAGCTTTGATTGCAGCAAAAGAAATACTTAAGGCTGATGCTGTTATTGTATGTATGGGACCGGGGATTGCCGGCACAGACACCAGATATGGCTTCAGTGGGATAGAACAAAGTCAAATAATAGATGCAGTAAACAATTTAAAAGGCAAAGCAATAGCAGTGCCAAGGGTTTCCTTCGCAGACAGCAGAAGCAGGCACTATGGATTAAGTCATCATACTATAATGACTTTAGGCAGGCTGTGCTGCACTCGTGCTTTTATAGCACTGCCTGAGCTTTCAGAAACAAAGGCTGGCTTGATAAAAGATCAATTAGCGGACAGCGGAATTCTATCCAGGCATGAAATAAGCTATTGGCCGTGGGAAGAGGTGGAAAAGCTTTTGGAGAAGGATGAATCCTTACTTAATAAGATGGGTAAAGGTTTCAGCGAGGATAAGGAGTATTTTATTACCTGTGGTCTTTCTGCAATGTTAGTACTCTAA
- the spoIVB gene encoding SpoIVB peptidase produces MHRKNHKRILLYTTLIITVLCLTNVLFTMYSFPDEINVIQGQSRKLPDSKIFSLQLNEDYKDCINLNKNNIVSSFKLLNGVDQGKAKASLMLLGVLPVKEVTVNVIPDIKVVPSGEAIGVKIESKGVLIVGLSSITDAKGRKCSPAADAGFEVGDKIMNIDGNQVEKERDIVDYLNNRQNKDEKIKVIVDRNGDKHDFSVKPVKCEEDNIFRIGLWVRDNIAGVGTMTFYDPDSRVFGALGHGITDIDSGVLVDINSGSIMKSKIASIQKARKTVPGELVGIFYDNDDAYGIIEKNTSFGIYGKLNNKYKANRTKPVSIGLNSQIKEGSAKIMTTIEGNKVEGFDIEIQKVMRQRSSESKSMIIKVTDKRLIEKTGGIVQGMSGSPIIQDGKLVGCVTHVLVNDPTRGFGISIEWMLKEADIDLKNRLKRASGE; encoded by the coding sequence TTGCATAGAAAAAATCACAAAAGAATATTATTATACACCACTCTTATAATAACAGTACTCTGCCTGACAAATGTGTTATTCACTATGTATAGTTTTCCTGATGAAATCAATGTTATACAAGGACAAAGCCGGAAGCTTCCTGACAGCAAGATTTTCAGCCTGCAGCTGAATGAAGACTATAAAGACTGTATTAACCTCAATAAAAATAATATAGTGTCTTCTTTTAAGCTGCTGAATGGAGTTGATCAAGGAAAGGCAAAAGCCAGCCTAATGCTTCTAGGCGTACTGCCAGTAAAAGAAGTTACGGTGAATGTAATTCCGGACATTAAGGTTGTTCCATCAGGAGAAGCTATAGGTGTCAAAATTGAGTCAAAAGGAGTCTTAATTGTTGGCTTGTCGAGCATTACAGATGCAAAGGGGAGAAAATGCAGTCCTGCTGCAGATGCGGGTTTCGAGGTAGGAGACAAAATAATGAATATTGATGGAAACCAAGTGGAAAAGGAAAGGGATATTGTTGACTATCTTAATAACAGGCAGAACAAAGATGAAAAGATTAAAGTAATTGTTGACAGAAATGGTGATAAACATGATTTCAGCGTCAAACCTGTAAAATGTGAAGAGGATAATATATTCAGGATAGGTTTATGGGTAAGAGACAATATAGCAGGTGTTGGTACAATGACCTTTTATGACCCTGACAGCAGAGTATTTGGAGCTCTTGGCCACGGTATAACTGATATTGATTCGGGTGTGCTGGTGGATATAAATAGTGGAAGTATTATGAAATCTAAAATTGCATCAATTCAAAAAGCGAGAAAAACAGTGCCAGGTGAGCTTGTCGGTATATTTTATGATAATGATGATGCATATGGCATAATTGAAAAGAACACTAGCTTTGGGATTTATGGAAAGCTCAATAATAAGTATAAAGCAAATAGAACCAAACCAGTATCGATAGGTTTGAATAGTCAGATTAAGGAAGGCTCAGCAAAAATCATGACTACAATAGAAGGAAATAAAGTAGAAGGGTTTGATATTGAGATACAGAAGGTTATGAGACAGAGAAGCTCAGAATCCAAGAGCATGATAATAAAAGTAACAGATAAAAGGCTTATTGAAAAAACCGGGGGTATTGTGCAGGGCATGTCAGGAAGTCCTATAATTCAGGATGGAAAGTTAGTTGGATGTGTGACCCATGTGCTTGTAAATGACCCGACAAGAGGCTTTGGTATTTCGATAGAATGGATGCTCAAAGAAGCGGATATAGATTTAAAGAACCGTCTTAAAAGAGCTTCCGGAGAGTAA
- the spoIIM gene encoding stage II sporulation protein M: MLDSLNASIKRHLADNIWIYLIVIFVFILGISLGALAVNNIDEVSKSDAKIYIEGFLDLTSQNELQSAYILKQSIKFNLYFTSILFFSGMVYLGILFIPILVAFRGFCIGFSVAFLTENLGRNGFLLSLGSVLPQNLIYVPVIIVMGVIGMNYSLWALRNKYFKKFGAMNNLFATYAFSTLVLFIVLIAGCIVESYITSLIIRAITSYIV, from the coding sequence TTGCTGGATAGCCTAAATGCTTCGATAAAAAGACACCTTGCTGATAATATTTGGATATACTTGATAGTCATATTTGTATTTATACTTGGAATCAGTCTGGGTGCATTGGCCGTTAATAATATTGACGAGGTATCCAAGAGCGATGCAAAGATATATATTGAGGGCTTCTTAGATTTGACTTCCCAAAATGAACTTCAATCTGCATATATACTAAAGCAGTCTATAAAGTTCAACCTTTATTTCACTTCAATATTGTTTTTTTCAGGCATGGTATATCTTGGTATACTTTTCATTCCAATACTTGTTGCATTCAGAGGATTTTGCATTGGGTTTTCCGTAGCTTTTCTCACGGAAAATCTTGGACGAAATGGATTCCTTCTGTCATTAGGCTCGGTGCTGCCTCAAAACCTCATATATGTGCCTGTGATAATTGTCATGGGGGTTATAGGTATGAATTACTCTCTTTGGGCTTTGCGGAATAAGTATTTCAAAAAGTTTGGGGCGATGAACAATCTTTTCGCTACTTATGCATTTTCTACACTAGTGCTTTTCATAGTGCTGATAGCAGGCTGTATTGTAGAATCGTACATAACGTCCCTTATAATTAGAGCAATTACTTCATATATAGTTTAG
- a CDS encoding MASE3 domain-containing protein — MIEIKLNTDYCVNTNRAFFLRYMLIILVSYIIAFFATPVLWVKNVHVLHTLMELMCIFNALATFLIIWNTYKRSFSVNHILGFGFLAVAVFDSFHTYYWFAARELAQGYLDLTTRYWIIGRLVEALVLVAVSLKHREFRINKWIGLSFVLISSFGLSLAVLFFPSLMPAMLIENRPAPVKIALEYVVIALALFSLYNLKDKLKDENSISYKYVFIALLFIIPAELSFTMYNGITSFYNMYGHILKILCYYFMYKAVYVSCVEYPNKKLEEAYDKLEKTNKKINEIDETLNDTLDALPIGIINFNPDNTVKYVNKRLEEILDCDKNNLYGIMAEDIFQVFSKAEKEKMNLFQMTSKNGNEPLKTMSIYKTRTGEYVKLSIISQKIRNGMLLYLNEVKKEQDMRNFHLQTQTILNAVSNCVLMTDQDKKIILSNEAFNKVFEINDIDIIGMSLDEFNEIIDLKAFELSEVLINGEEFDHPREMTITSLKGNRRELLVYATPIRDVESELIGMISVFTDITEIKKQQHNMQQQEKLALIGQMTAGIVHEIKNPLATIKGLSQLIKLKATSDKVKEYSNVINSAIDDVTKVVNEFLSFAKPNPTFKIRTSLNRIVESMKLITETQCYTKNIKSQFHFSSCPIEITADEIKIKQVILNITENAIAAMENVELPELIVSTYYMPESGEGVIKIVDNGIGMSPDVLNKIGTPFFTTKEKGTGLGLGISYQIMNDHNGRIEVESEEGKGTTFKILFSQIENLI, encoded by the coding sequence ATGATAGAGATAAAATTAAATACTGATTATTGCGTTAATACAAATAGAGCATTTTTCTTAAGATACATGCTTATTATACTTGTCAGCTACATAATAGCTTTTTTCGCTACACCAGTATTATGGGTAAAGAATGTGCATGTATTACATACTCTCATGGAACTGATGTGCATATTCAATGCTCTTGCAACTTTTTTAATAATATGGAACACGTATAAGAGGTCCTTCTCCGTAAATCATATATTAGGCTTTGGGTTCCTTGCAGTTGCTGTATTTGATTCTTTCCACACTTACTATTGGTTTGCTGCAAGGGAGTTAGCTCAAGGATATCTCGATTTAACCACAAGATATTGGATAATTGGAAGGCTTGTTGAAGCACTTGTTCTGGTTGCAGTTTCTTTAAAACATAGAGAATTTCGCATTAATAAATGGATAGGGTTATCCTTTGTACTGATTTCCTCCTTCGGACTATCATTAGCGGTGCTGTTTTTTCCTAGCCTTATGCCTGCCATGTTGATAGAGAATAGACCTGCTCCTGTAAAAATTGCTCTGGAGTACGTAGTTATAGCACTTGCTTTATTTAGCCTTTATAATCTCAAAGATAAGTTGAAGGATGAAAATTCTATATCGTACAAGTATGTGTTTATTGCACTTCTCTTCATAATCCCAGCTGAGCTCTCGTTTACAATGTACAATGGGATAACCAGCTTCTACAACATGTATGGGCACATATTGAAGATCCTTTGTTACTATTTTATGTATAAGGCAGTCTATGTCAGCTGCGTCGAGTACCCGAACAAAAAGCTTGAAGAGGCTTATGATAAGCTGGAAAAGACAAACAAAAAAATTAATGAAATAGATGAGACACTAAATGATACACTGGATGCATTACCAATTGGGATTATTAATTTCAATCCCGACAATACTGTTAAATATGTGAACAAGAGGCTGGAGGAGATACTGGACTGTGATAAGAATAATCTATATGGGATAATGGCTGAAGATATTTTTCAAGTATTTTCAAAAGCTGAAAAAGAAAAAATGAACCTATTTCAAATGACCAGTAAAAATGGCAATGAACCTTTAAAAACAATGAGTATCTATAAAACCAGGACTGGTGAATATGTGAAGCTTTCTATTATATCTCAGAAAATTAGAAATGGAATGCTATTATATTTAAACGAAGTTAAGAAAGAGCAGGATATGAGGAACTTTCACCTACAGACCCAGACCATTTTGAATGCTGTAAGCAATTGTGTACTTATGACTGATCAAGATAAGAAAATTATTCTATCAAATGAAGCCTTTAATAAAGTATTCGAGATAAACGATATTGATATCATTGGAATGTCTCTGGATGAGTTTAATGAAATCATTGACCTAAAAGCATTTGAACTGTCGGAGGTTTTAATAAATGGAGAGGAATTTGACCATCCACGTGAGATGACTATTACTTCATTAAAGGGTAACAGAAGGGAACTGCTCGTGTACGCAACTCCAATTAGAGATGTAGAAAGCGAGCTGATAGGCATGATAAGCGTATTTACAGACATTACTGAGATTAAGAAGCAACAGCATAATATGCAGCAGCAGGAGAAGCTGGCACTTATAGGGCAAATGACCGCAGGTATAGTACATGAGATCAAGAATCCTTTGGCTACTATCAAGGGCTTAAGCCAGCTCATTAAATTAAAGGCTACTTCAGATAAGGTCAAGGAATATTCGAATGTAATTAATTCTGCAATTGATGATGTAACAAAGGTTGTCAATGAATTCCTGAGTTTTGCCAAGCCAAATCCCACTTTTAAGATAAGGACAAGCTTGAATAGGATAGTTGAGTCCATGAAACTCATAACTGAGACACAATGTTACACAAAGAATATCAAGAGCCAGTTTCATTTTTCGTCCTGCCCTATTGAAATAACTGCTGATGAAATTAAGATAAAACAGGTTATTCTGAACATAACGGAAAATGCCATTGCAGCGATGGAGAATGTCGAATTACCTGAGCTCATTGTTTCTACTTATTATATGCCAGAGTCAGGGGAAGGCGTGATAAAAATAGTCGATAACGGTATAGGCATGAGCCCTGATGTGCTTAATAAGATTGGGACTCCATTTTTTACAACAAAGGAAAAAGGCACCGGGCTTGGTTTGGGAATAAGCTATCAGATAATGAACGATCATAATGGAAGGATAGAAGTGGAAAGTGAAGAGGGAAAAGGTACTACCTTTAAGATATTATTCTCACAAATAGAAAACCTGATATAA
- a CDS encoding glycosyltransferase family 2 protein yields MGENVSVIMPAYNEQSRILKTLASLNGIDSIKEIIVVDDGSTDSTYQLLQSLEGITLLHIKYNKGKGNAVKYALDYATGSFVALLDADLGESASEVKKLIARIKPGEKSIIIGRLPSNKRAGGFGIVRKVSDSGFCALTSRRVDSLLSGQRILPLDFLRSIDLPDGFGLEFKITLEGVRKGFELIEVPVDMRHRETGRDIKGFLHRGKQCLDILNLIKSEMKR; encoded by the coding sequence GTGGGCGAAAATGTAAGTGTGATTATGCCTGCATATAATGAGCAGTCCCGTATATTGAAGACCTTGGCAAGTTTGAATGGAATAGATAGTATAAAAGAAATTATTGTGGTTGATGATGGTTCCACTGATTCTACATATCAGCTCTTACAGTCGTTGGAAGGCATCACACTTTTACATATTAAGTACAATAAAGGTAAGGGAAACGCGGTAAAATATGCTTTGGACTATGCAACCGGCAGCTTTGTGGCACTGTTGGATGCAGACCTGGGCGAGAGCGCGTCAGAGGTTAAGAAATTAATTGCACGTATAAAGCCGGGAGAAAAGTCAATAATTATTGGAAGGCTGCCATCGAACAAAAGGGCAGGGGGCTTTGGAATAGTCAGAAAAGTATCTGACAGTGGTTTTTGCGCTTTAACTTCCAGAAGGGTGGATTCGCTTCTAAGCGGACAACGAATACTCCCGCTGGATTTTTTAAGGAGCATTGATCTTCCTGATGGCTTTGGGCTTGAGTTCAAAATAACTCTTGAAGGAGTGAGAAAAGGTTTTGAACTTATTGAAGTTCCTGTTGATATGAGACATAGGGAGACTGGCAGGGATATAAAAGGTTTTCTGCATAGGGGAAAACAGTGTCTTGATATACTGAATCTGATAAAAAGTGAGATGAAGAGATAG
- the steA gene encoding putative cytokinetic ring protein SteA produces the protein MRLQGRIKAGAKTKELVNFLHPGDIAVIRHDDIDELAALALAYTGAKGVINTGESMTGRFPSIGARILLQNNMRVIDVRMPLERFKDNDMITVLDEDIIVRNYIFKNVCTVVNWDYISKRQFASKDNESNEILKFIDNTINHAASEMDKLVRFTEYPELNTRLKDRHVVVAVRNSSTTDEINALKSYIEKYNPIFIGVDGGADLIINCGYMPDILIGDMDSVSDIGIYKSKEIILHAYEDGYCPCLSRIAAMNLPYKILAMRGTSEDAALMLAYNKNAELIVMTGGHSCMHDFVCKGRSGMASTFIVRTLIGSKLVDCKGLAIIADSESERKDPRWAKM, from the coding sequence ATGAGGCTGCAAGGCAGAATTAAAGCAGGTGCAAAAACAAAGGAACTTGTGAATTTCTTGCATCCAGGGGATATTGCTGTTATCCGACATGATGATATTGATGAGTTGGCTGCTCTGGCCCTCGCGTATACCGGTGCAAAAGGAGTAATAAATACAGGAGAGAGCATGACTGGCAGATTTCCGTCAATAGGTGCAAGGATACTATTGCAGAACAATATGAGAGTAATTGATGTAAGGATGCCACTGGAACGGTTCAAGGACAATGACATGATTACAGTCTTGGATGAGGATATAATTGTCAGGAACTATATTTTTAAGAACGTCTGCACAGTAGTCAACTGGGATTATATCAGCAAGAGGCAGTTTGCATCAAAGGATAATGAGAGTAATGAAATATTGAAGTTCATTGATAATACAATAAACCATGCAGCATCTGAAATGGATAAGCTGGTGCGTTTTACTGAGTATCCTGAGTTAAATACAAGGCTTAAAGATCGACATGTAGTAGTGGCTGTCAGAAATAGCAGCACTACTGATGAAATAAATGCCTTGAAAAGCTATATAGAAAAGTACAACCCCATTTTTATCGGAGTGGATGGCGGAGCAGACTTGATTATAAACTGCGGATATATGCCGGACATATTGATAGGCGATATGGACAGCGTATCTGATATTGGAATTTATAAAAGCAAAGAAATCATACTCCATGCATATGAAGATGGGTATTGCCCGTGCCTGAGCAGAATCGCAGCAATGAATCTGCCTTATAAAATACTTGCGATGAGAGGAACCAGTGAAGATGCAGCCTTAATGCTGGCATATAATAAGAACGCTGAGCTGATAGTAATGACAGGCGGACACAGCTGCATGCATGACTTCGTATGTAAGGGAAGGTCTGGAATGGCAAGTACATTCATAGTAAGGACTCTTATAGGCAGCAAGCTCGTAGACTGCAAAGGACTTGCAATAATAGCAGACTCAGAAAGTGAAAGGAAGGATCCCCGGTGGGCGAAAATGTAA